The genomic stretch AGCCTGTCCAGCCAAACCGTGGGGTCGGCAGATTTCCCGTTGCTGGTCTGCTGAGCAAGCAGCTGGGGTAACAAAGAGAGATGAGCAGCTAGACCTTGGCATCCTGCCCCAAGAATGAGCAGCTCAGCATCAGAGTTCAACCCACCATGACAAAAAAGGAGCACTGACCTTTTTGAGGACCATGACCTGCAATGAGCACAGGTCACTCATACACTCGGCAATCTTCTCCAGTGGAAGCCTGGCTAAAACCAAGGCTGTTCCTGCAAGACGAGCAGAAAATGGCTTTCAGAAGGACAGCATGACCATCCACCTGAAGTGGACATGTTCAGCGGTATAGCAAGGCCGCCTGACCCAGAACATCATACAATGACATTGTAAACAGATTAAACGAGTTAAGATTTTATGCCACAGAAGCAGCCAGGCTTACATTCATGGCAAAAGTTAAGTTATATACAGTGAGAGAAATAATTAACAGTTATAAAACTCCAAAGAACTGCCAAAGATTTAACCTTAACAGAAATATCTTTGACGTGAGTCACTCCATATCAAAAACACACAGCTTGAGGAAAAATTTCCCTGTTTGTCTTCAGATTCCCCTGAAAAAAATCACAGGTGCTCCAGTACCAAACTTCTGCAGAAACCCCAAATTCCGTCTCTATCTCTAATAGTTTTGAAACCACGGCCCTCTGAAATTTTTGCCAAACAAGCGGTGAAAGGAGAACTCTGAGGACTGATACACCTTCCTTGGAAGAAGTAGGGCTGGAAGAATTAGGGGAGGATACACCCATCTTCAGGGCTGAGGTCACTGAAGCAGTGAAAATAACTTGATGGTGGTACGGCTCCGgtggtggatgagatccgcctcTGACTCCTGAAAGCCCCTGATGCTGTTGGGCTGCCTTGGCGGACTCGCCTCTCCACCATCACATGGACATTGGGGACACTGCCTCTGGACTGCCTTTTCTTTACACATACCAAAGATTTCATTGCATATATTACTGCATATTGCATATATATTGTATATGCTGTATGTTTGTTATTCTTGTCACTATTTTGTTGTTAGACATCTATTGTTCTTCATTGTTAGTAGACACTTTCACACTGAAGGTCCGGAAACCCTGGGCTTTGTTGAATATGAACTTTTGTAGCTCCTGGCCACTTTGGTGTGTCGCTTTCACATCGCACAACAGGACCTGGGAACTTTATACTAAATGATAATGGAAGATGCAAAAGCTCGTAGGTTAAGCTTCACGCACAGTTTCATACAAAACTAACACGGCAAAACAATGGAGGATAAAAAAGCCACTTTGCTACTTATCAACTGCAATCAAACTGGAATGCAGCCTTCTAGTTCAATTTATATGACCCGCTACATGTGTGtaattcttattaaatctggccagcagatcgatcattcattttctacagaataaaaaaatgacGTAACATTATCCTGCTAATAAGCGCTGACGAGTTTCTCCGCAAGCACCGGTCGATATTAGACAAAAGTACACTGGTTATTGATAAAATTTtctgatgcagaaatatggaacaagcaaaaaaaaaaaaaaacgaataacTGGTTACATGGAATAATTACATGGAATTATTTCTGTACCTAAATTACATCTGCTCAGTTTTTACTCCACTACTTCTATCTTTCTTTGCACTTCCAGATAACTTCCAAATAAGCGCAGGTGTTTGTGGTCAACCAGTCATCAAGCTGTCACTCCAAACGCCTCCACAATAGTTTGCATTTGAGCGTGTAAGATGTGTAACTTCTTGTGTAGGCATCCTAAGTCAGGGCCGGGCTGTTAAAGAATGGGGCCATCATGCCTTTTGCCCATCCCACTTCCGGGAAGTACCTTTGAGGAGGCCAACAGCAGCTTCCGAGGACAGGAAGAAGGAGTCGAGGGCATGGGCAATGTCCAGCAGGGCCTGGAAGTGCTGGATCATGAGGTCGCTGCATGTAGAGCACATGTTGTGGATGGCTTTGGCCGAGACTGAAGAGAGGGCCTTCTCCCGTAATCCCTTCATGAGGTAATTCAGCACAGGATCtgttcccacacacacacagttagagGAGCCCAAAGTGCACGTCTATTCCCCACCCGCCAGGCAGGGCACATTATGAAAGGTAGCAAGTCCACGTTCCCTTTCCAGCACACACCTAAGAAGCGGGGGTTATGGTCAATCACTTCACCCATCTCCCCCACCAGGTCGATGCTGGTGTAGCGCACAGCAATGTGGATGGTCTGGGGTAGCAGCACCACCTGCTCCAGGACCTCCAGCAGGGTTGGATTGTTCTCGCTGCCCAGGGGAGAGGGGTTGACGCGTCACACACATCATCCATGAGCTGGATAAGGTAAGCAAAAGCACACGCCTTTCCTGGACATAGCGGGTGCTGCACTTCAGGGGTGCACTTTCGGACTCACGGACTGACACTCCTGGCGATGGCGGCCATAATGAAGAGCACGGCCTCTGTCACCTCCCAGGGGGGGTTCCCCTCTTTCAGGGTGGCATACAGCTGTAAGAGAAAGGCGTCCCAGCTGGGTGAGCTGCTGACAGACCAAGCAGAGCTCCATCTTCAGCCTGTGCTTGACGATATTGCTACACTTCATTCTTGGCTAAAGCCACTCTAGGCTGCTCTACTGTGAGCTAAGACTACTCTACACCACACTATGCAACACTGCTACAGTCCTTTGTGGGCTAAGTCACCCTACACTGCTACACTCAACTATAAGCTAAAGCTACTTTACACTACGCAGCTACACTCTACTGTATCCAGGGTCATATTACACTACTACACTCTACTGTAAGCCAAGGACGTGCTACGCAGCTACACTCTGCTATGGACCTAAACCACAACGCACTTtgtcccacacacagcacatccaGGATCATGTGACATACCTGGGAAAAGCACTCCACAGACCCAACCAGGAAGACAATGTCCTTCACCAAATCTGACACTCTCATCCGAAACTCCCCAAAATCATCGGTATCTTCAGGGATGCCCTCCTGTAAACACAGGCATAAAATGAaacggtgtgtgtttgtgacgtCACAGCGAAATGAAAAGCAGCATCTGGGCCATCACACCTGACAGACCAGATTATAATGCCGGCCAGAACAGAAATGTACAAAACAAAGACGATCACAGATTCCTTGACGCGATCCAGAGCAGGTGCCGAGGAAAAGCAGGAGCTGACAAGGAGCCTCACATGGTCGGGGTCCAGCTGGCAGTGATGGGCCAGCCCGTGCAGTAGCCTCTGGATGTAGGGCCGGAAGATTCCATGCAGCATGACATCACTGGTCTTGTACAGGTGCTCGCCCAGGCGGTACCAGAAATTAAAGGAGATCTCCACCACCTGACATCGAGAGACAGTTCATTGGCCAGGGAACCTCTCTATGGCTCGATGGTGACGCTCCTTTGGCTCCAGTAGAAATTCGAGAGGGGGTCTCACCTCGTACTGGGGGTGTCCCGTGCAGATGAGAAGCAGCTCCAGGGATCGGAGGTTCCCCATGCCCTGTCCTGGGCTACGCACCATCGCCTCCAGGAAGGTCTCACACAGCTCCGTGAAGATGCGACAGTAATTAAGCACCCTGTGTGTGAGAAGTGCTCATGTCACCACAGCCACCGGAGCTCTGTTTGTTTACATCTTGAACACTAGGGGTTCACAATCTTTTGATGACCACAGACCAGTGTGCACTGCACAATTTTACAGACCAAGGGGCGGGGTGTGCTTACGGAAAAATCTGTCCACCAGATTGGTCAGTGGGACAGATTTTATTGATCCGTTTCCATTTTTTGTACAATGCAGTCAAAGCGTAAAAATCATAAAAAGGTGTGATTTAACAATATGTGTGTTTTGCGGGTCAGCGGCACAACCAGGGGTTGGGAACGACAGACTGAAAGACAGCGAGGTGTCCCGTTCCCATGTGCATGGATGGTGGGATCAGTGGGATCTTGACGTGAGGGACGGACGGAAGGCTCACTTGTCCAGGTCCTCACGGGCCACCGACATGTGGTAAGCGGTTTCCAGCGTGAGCACGCCCTGGAAGAGCTGCAGGGCAAGCGGCACGTGGCTGTCCACATTCTCGATGGCGTACAGCGCCGAGCAGACGCAGTCTGAGGCTGCCTCATGCAGATTGGTGGCCGTCTCGTCCCGCTGCTGCAAGGAACAAGATGGCAAGAGTCACGCACAGCCCTCGGGTATCATTGTCTTCTGTATCTGAGGGTGCGTCTTGAAAAGGACAGCAAGATGGGACACAAGAAAACTGATCCACTCCACTGTACTTGTACCCatacttgtacaaatggcaaaaaGACCTTAATTTTCAATGTATGTCTAACAGACAGCTTAAGGGCACCATAGAGACCATCTGTGATGCCCCTGGAGGTGAGCGTTGTGACCATGAACACGCAAGGGATTCTGAAAGAGGAATAAAGAGCAATGGCCACAGATCGGGGTGACACCCACTAGCACTTGGAAGAGGATGACGAGGAGCTGGTTGCTGGCCATGAAGTTGTGGTCCAGGACGCCCAGGTTAAACCAGCTGCTCAAGCACCGGAAGACCTTCATCAACATCTTCTCATTATTGCCGGTTTTCTCGACACATGATACCTGAGGAGGAAGGGAGCAGTTAGGGTAAATGTCCCCAAATTAAGGTCGACTGAGAGGCCAGGAAGTAGGACGCTGGGAGGGCTGCACAATTCTCACCAGCAGAGTGACGACAGAGTTGGAGTACAAGTTTAAATCCTCGGTGATCTCCGTCCGACGATTGGTTCCGATGCGCAGGGAGCGGCTGTGTACCTCCTCGGGCAGCACGGTCAGGATCTCTATCaggaagggcatggaggagacgtcactgctgtacctgtgggaGGACCGGGAGGATAAGGAAGTGCAGAGTGATCCGGGTAAGGTTAGGAGGTATTGCATGCCATCACTGAAAACAACAAAGGGTTAAGTACTCAATTACAGCATGGTGAACATCCTTACTTTTCTATGAGAGTCTGGACACAGCCCTTCCAAGAAGTCATCTGAAGGGCTAAATCTGCAATCGCTAGAGCAAGCTGGGAGAGAACAGGAGCATCAGGAGCAGGTAGATGCTTCCAAAGAGACTGAAAGACACACCATCCCATGCACAAGTAAATGGGATTCAACTCTATTGGTCAAGACTTCTCACTGGATTTGTCTGCAAATATATTACAAGCATTGATTGGATGCTACCTTAATAAAATATCATCTAGTATTGCCTAATTATGCTCCCACTGTTGGAAACACAGAAGGATGCAGGCCTAGCACGGAAACATCCTGAGGGCGCTTATCCACCGCAccaagtaccgtacttttggtattttcgcttttccattgactcccgatcgagtaccagtaccaaaagcacCAAACCAGTTGGGGTACTTCCTTGGTaatttggtactttggggtgggacttgaaatTCTTTCTTTGTCGAATGGTTATAGAAAAAGGCTGCGGCTGAAACACAATGTAAATGCTGCCTTGAAAACGGTCACAAACTCAGGAAACGATGACAaattaagtaaaaataaattaatagcgATCTGGTCAGAAGAACAGATCCAAAAAAAGATCAGGGTGGCATGACAagatatttaaaaagtaaactcaGTGACAAAGAAAAGTGAAGCACCCAGACAGAGTGGTGGAAATGAAATAAATCTGCAAGTGGTGAAACGTCATGTGACTATTGCCATgactataatatcagatcagaCAGACAACAGACTTGGCAGTCTGgggacactgctggtcccatgtcagtcaGTAGGGTGTGgaactgccccccccagccGTTGTATCCTTTCCTGCGGCAAGTTGGCCCACAGCTGGAAAAGTGCCCAAAGGGCACTTTAATAAAGTACCGAAAGGTCAGAACGTcttgtgttggttttccaccaaTGTAAAAACTGGTAGCAGCACTGAATGACATCATAAAAATGCAAGGTGGGGTCTTTTTACTGATTTCGGCTATAGTATGTAGCtgatgtgcaatattaataccaaGACTACATGTTATGCGTAGGCATTTCTCACACTGCAAGGACATTATACCGCATGGTTTTGCTGAAACTATTTTACTCTATCATAGGAAATAAAACTTACCAAGCTTTGCtattttaatgattgttccttttcaagatgaactagtatatgtttaaaaagtaAGTTTAAAGTTCACCGCCGCCGCTTCAGCATGAGCTGTGCATGCcgtaatcattttcatttttgccATTCAAATAATTTCTGAATGACTGTGAGAAATGTATCGCAGCCCTAGTATATTATAGCAGATGCCTCTTCATTTCTTCTGATGCCATCCACATCTCGTTGAACATGTTATTCCGACCCGATCACAATTAAAGCTTTCGTCTCTTCATATGTCCACGCATCCAGttttattgctgttgttttttACTTCGCTTTACCTCAGAGTTTCTAACTAGGTTTTTTTCAGGATAGCAgatgtattttgtttttgcCAGGAAGGTTATTTGTATAATAACTCAACATTAAACACGTTTGCAAACCCCACCCTCAAGTACCGAGGTACCGAAAAAGttccccagctggtttggtactTTTGACAGTGGCACATGACTGGAaatcaatggaaaagggaaagcacCAAATTTCAGTAGCAGAAGTacagtacctggtgcagtggaaaggtGAACATAAGCCAAGCGGGTCTGAACCCGATCACTGTTTCTATAAATCAAGACTGCAGACTGACACACACTGACCTGAGTGACGATGACGGGGGAGAGGTCTCTGAGCCTCTGTATATGAGACAGCAGCGAGTCCCGGAGGGCCGTGTAGGTTTCGGCTGGAAGTTCATAGAATGAGGTCTGTATTTTCATCTTCATGGTCTGGGCGGCAAAGTAACAGGACTCCACGTCCTGctgcagctgcagaagctggtCAGAGATCTCCCAGGCGTACATCTACAGGAGAGACGGGACACGTGTCAGCACAGCAGGGAAAACAGTGGAGCAGCTCACTGTGGAGACAGCTCTAGTCAGCATCTCTCAGTAAACACAAACATCACAAGCTTTTTAAGGATAGGAAGGAGCCATCTATACAGAGTCAGCACTTTTTGTCCAGATCAGGAAAGGATGCATCCCTGTGTGAAGATTACTGTTCCAATGTGGGAGTAATTTGATTATATTATAATGAAATCTAGAAAATCTCCGTAATCCACCAAATAAGTACCCTCTCTCATTTATTACTAAATTACCACTTACACAGCTACGTTGTCAGGAGTGTTAAAACCTAATATATAGCAGGGCCAGCCTATTTCCGCAGCCAGCACCGCCAGCTGACCCTAGCCCCCAAAGGGTCCGCTGGCCGCCCCCAGGAGCAACTGAGGATTCCGCCTACAGGTCTGACACCATCACTGGACCTTCAGCAAAATCAGACTGAGCACCACAGTCACGTGAATTAATTAACTCTATACCTGTCAAACAGCAGGAGGACTCGAAGCATGCCTCATTCTCCCTCCCAACTAAAACACCTCCACTTAGAAAAAGGACATCCACCTGCTAATACTCTCCTTTTTAAAAAGCAGACACTGGCAGGTGTCCAGGGTGTGGTAGGAGAAGTTGCTGACGTAGTCACACAAGCAAATCAGTATCAGCTTTATTGGCCGAGTATATTCACACACGGGGAGCCTGTCTGTGGCTCTCATACATACAGTAAATACATACACAGTCAGGTCAGGACAGTGGCCACATACAGTGCAGCAGATATCTACAATGTGTATGTGTGGTTGataaatgatgatgatgatgacgatgatgatgtataaaaagtGCAGGAGTGCATGACAGTGCACTTAAATAACGGTCAAATAACCAAGACAATAACCCTAACTGTGACTATGAACAAACCATTACATGCGAACCCAGGTGACAGTCGTGTCACACAACGATCATGACCATGCCAAGTCACAAAATGCGACCGTACTGGCTGGGCAGCGCCTCCCAGCCAAGTCCTGCCCGGTTTGCCCTGTCATTCAGTCCACTTGGAAGTTACACAGAATATACCTAGACCAGGAAAAGGGAATGCGAAGCGGATGGGCAAGGGCAGGTGCCTCTCCACACATTCAGCCACACTCACTATGTCTCTCAATATACTTCTCCTAAACCTGCTTTCCCAATACCAGTGCTCGCAGTTTCATGTCTGCCCGACCACTGCGTACGACGCACCCAGAATATCCACGGACAGATTCCGCCCGGTCACAGCCTACCCGGAAGCTTCCTGGTAGGCCGCGCCGAAGCCTCGAACTTTACTAGCCCACTTACCGATCTCTGCAGCTCCCCGAGCCACACGGAGGCTCGCTCTTTGCCGGCAGGATCCGGGTCGTGGTACAGCGCCTGGACGGCCCGGTAG from Brienomyrus brachyistius isolate T26 chromosome 3, BBRACH_0.4, whole genome shotgun sequence encodes the following:
- the LOC125738860 gene encoding transportin-3-like isoform X1; the encoded protein is MEGNKPSLALVYRAVQALYHDPDPAGKERASVWLGELQRSMYAWEISDQLLQLQQDVESCYFAAQTMKMKIQTSFYELPAETYTALRDSLLSHIQRLRDLSPVIVTQLALAIADLALQMTSWKGCVQTLIEKYSSDVSSMPFLIEILTVLPEEVHSRSLRIGTNRRTEITEDLNLYSNSVVTLLVSCVEKTGNNEKMLMKVFRCLSSWFNLGVLDHNFMASNQLLVILFQVLQRDETATNLHEAASDCVCSALYAIENVDSHVPLALQLFQGVLTLETAYHMSVAREDLDKVLNYCRIFTELCETFLEAMVRSPGQGMGNLRSLELLLICTGHPQYEVVEISFNFWYRLGEHLYKTSDVMLHGIFRPYIQRLLHGLAHHCQLDPDHEGIPEDTDDFGEFRMRVSDLVKDIVFLVGSVECFSQLYATLKEGNPPWEVTEAVLFIMAAIARSVSPENNPTLLEVLEQVVLLPQTIHIAVRYTSIDLVGEMGEVIDHNPRFLDPVLNYLMKGLREKALSSVSAKAIHNMCSTCSDLMIQHFQALLDIAHALDSFFLSSEAAVGLLKGTALVLARLPLEKIAECMSDLCSLQVMVLKKLLAQQTSNGKSADPTVWLDRLAVIFRNTNPTVENGQTHPCQKVIQDIWPVLSETLNKYQADNRIVERCCRCLRFAVRCVGKGSASLLQPLVTQMVGVYQQYPHSCFLYLGSILVDEYGMEDGCRQGLLDMLQALCVPTFQLLEQPNGLRNHPDTVDDLFRLVTRFIQRSPITLMNSLIIVHIIQCAIAASMLDHRDANCSVMKFIRDLIHSGVSSGHEEGFHVRKEFISQALAQHGQQLVTQLLHSCCFCLPSYTLPDVAEVYFEMMLFEREAFCRWLENTLKGLPKETAGGAVTVTHKQLTDFHKQVTSAEECKQVCWAIRDFTRLYR
- the LOC125738860 gene encoding transportin-3-like isoform X5, producing MEGNKPSLALVYRAVQALYHDPDPAGKERASVWLGELQRSMYAWEISDQLLQLQQDVESCYFAAQTMKMKIQTSFYELPAETYTALRDSLLSHIQRLRDLSPVIVTQLALAIADLALQMTSWKGCVQTLIEKYSSDVSSMPFLIEILTVLPEEVHSRSLRIGTNRRTEITEDLNLYSNSVVTLLVSCVEKTGNNEKMLMKVFRCLSSWFNLGVLDHNFMASNQLLVILFQVLQRDETATNLHEAASDCVCSALYAIENVDSHVPLALQLFQGVLTLETAYHMSVAREDLDKVLNYCRIFTELCETFLEAMVRSPGQGMGNLRSLELLLICTGHPQYEVVEISFNFWYRLGEHLYKTSDVMLHGIFRPYIQRLLHGLAHHCQLDPDHEGIPEDTDDFGEFRMRVSDLVKDIVFLVGSVECFSQLYATLKEGNPPWEVTEAVLFIMAAIARSVSPENNPTLLEVLEQVVLLPQTIHIAVRYTSIDLVGEMGEVIDHNPRFLDPVLNYLMKGLREKALSSVSAKAIHNMCSTCSDLMIQHFQALLDIAHALDSFFLSSEAAVGLLKGTALVLARLPLEKIAECMSDLCSLQVMVLKKLLAQQTSNGKSADPTVWLDRLAVIFRNTNPTVENGQTHPCQKVIQDIWPVLSETLNKYQADNRIVERCCRCLRFAVRCVGKGSASLLQPLVTQVGFRLAAAAAGHTDGRRVPAVSPLLFPLPGQHPGRRVRHGGWLSPRTAGHVTGIMCADFPTTGTAQWPP
- the LOC125738860 gene encoding transportin-3-like isoform X6; translation: MEGNKPSLALVYRAVQALYHDPDPAGKERASVWLGELQRSMYAWEISDQLLQLQQDVESCYFAAQTMKMKIQTSFYELPAETYTALRDSLLSHIQRLRDLSPVIVTQLALAIADLALQMTSWKGCVQTLIEKYSSDVSSMPFLIEILTVLPEEVHSRSLRIGTNRRTEITEDLNLYSNSVVTLLVSCVEKTGNNEKMLMKVFRCLSSWFNLGVLDHNFMASNQLLVILFQVLQRDETATNLHEAASDCVCSALYAIENVDSHVPLALQLFQGVLTLETAYHMSVAREDLDKVLNYCRIFTELCETFLEAMVRSPGQGMGNLRSLELLLICTGHPQYEVVEISFNFWYRLGEHLYKTSDVMLHGIFRPYIQRLLHGLAHHCQLDPDHEGIPEDTDDFGEFRMRVSDLVKDIVFLVGSVECFSQLYATLKEGNPPWEVTEAVLFIMAAIARSVSPENNPTLLEVLEQVVLLPQTIHIAVRYTSIDLVGEMGEVIDHNPRFLDPVLNYLMKGLREKALSSVSAKAIHNMCSTCSDLMIQHFQALLDIAHALDSFFLSSEAAVGLLKGTALVLARLPLEKIAECMSDLCSLQVMVLKKLLAQQTSNGKSADPTVWLDRLAVIFRNTNPTVENGQTHPCQKVIQDIWPVLSETLNKYQADNRIVERCCRCLRFAVRCVGKGSASLLQPLVTQVGLRLAAAAAGHTDGRRVPAVSPLLFPLPGQHPGRRVRHGGWLSPRTAGHVTGIMCADFPTTGTAQWPP
- the LOC125738860 gene encoding transportin-3-like isoform X2 produces the protein MEGNKPSLALVYRAVQALYHDPDPAGKERASVWLGELQRSMYAWEISDQLLQLQQDVESCYFAAQTMKMKIQTSFYELPAETYTALRDSLLSHIQRLRDLSPVIVTQLALAIADLALQMTSWKGCVQTLIEKYSSDVSSMPFLIEILTVLPEEVHSRSLRIGTNRRTEITEDLNLYSNSVVTLLVSCVEKTGNNEKMLMKVFRCLSSWFNLGVLDHNFMASNQLLVILFQVLQRDETATNLHEAASDCVCSALYAIENVDSHVPLALQLFQGVLTLETAYHMSVAREDLDKVLNYCRIFTELCETFLEAMVRSPGQGMGNLRSLELLLICTGHPQYEVVEISFNFWYRLGEHLYKTSDVMLHGIFRPYIQRLLHGLAHHCQLDPDHEGIPEDTDDFGEFRMRVSDLVKDIVFLVGSVECFSQLYATLKEGNPPWEVTEAVLFIMAAIARSVSPENNPTLLEVLEQVVLLPQTIHIAVRYTSIDLVGEMGEVIDHNPRFLDPVLNYLMKGLREKALSSVSAKAIHNMCSTCSDLMIQHFQALLDIAHALDSFFLSSEAAVGLLKGTALVLARLPLEKIAECMSDLCSLQVMVLKKLLAQQTSNGKSADPTVWLDRLAVIFRNTNPTVENGQTHPCQKVIQDIWPVLSETLNKYQADNRIVERCCRCLRFAVRCVGKGSASLLQPLVTQVGFRLAAAAAGHTDGRRVPAVSPLLFPLPGQHPGRRVRHGGWLSPRTAGHVTGSWGVWGHKPMTCWTCNR
- the LOC125738860 gene encoding transportin-3-like isoform X4 translates to MEGNKPSLALVYRAVQALYHDPDPAGKERASVWLGELQRSMYAWEISDQLLQLQQDVESCYFAAQTMKMKIQTSFYELPAETYTALRDSLLSHIQRLRDLSPVIVTQLALAIADLALQMTSWKGCVQTLIEKYSSDVSSMPFLIEILTVLPEEVHSRSLRIGTNRRTEITEDLNLYSNSVVTLLVSCVEKTGNNEKMLMKVFRCLSSWFNLGVLDHNFMASNQLLVILFQVLQRDETATNLHEAASDCVCSALYAIENVDSHVPLALQLFQGVLTLETAYHMSVAREDLDKVLNYCRIFTELCETFLEAMVRSPGQGMGNLRSLELLLICTGHPQYEVVEISFNFWYRLGEHLYKTSDVMLHGIFRPYIQRLLHGLAHHCQLDPDHEGIPEDTDDFGEFRMRVSDLVKDIVFLVGSVECFSQLYATLKEGNPPWEVTEAVLFIMAAIARSVSPENNPTLLEVLEQVVLLPQTIHIAVRYTSIDLVGEMGEVIDHNPRFLDPVLNYLMKGLREKALSSVSAKAIHNMCSTCSDLMIQHFQALLDIAHALDSFFLSSEAAVGLLKGTALVLARLPLEKIAECMSDLCSLQVMVLKKLLAQQTSNGKSADPTVWLDRLAVIFRNTNPTVENGQTHPCQKVIQDIWPVLSETLNKYQADNRIVERCCRCLRFAVRCVGKGSASLLQPLVTQVGLRLAAAAAGHTDGRRVPAVSPLLFPLPGQHPGRRVRHGGWLSPRTAGHVTGSWGVWGHKPMTCWTCNR